The following are encoded in a window of Panicum virgatum strain AP13 chromosome 5N, P.virgatum_v5, whole genome shotgun sequence genomic DNA:
- the LOC120673795 gene encoding uncharacterized protein LOC120673795, whose amino-acid sequence MGGEATSAGGGGFRARMEHYLYSGEKKHVLAGIAIFAAVFGVPWYFMTRGAKHESHQDYMERANKARSERLSSGQPSALKE is encoded by the exons ATGGGAGGCGAGGCCACgagtgccggcggcgggggtttCCGCGCGCGGATGGAGCACTACCTGTACAGTGGAGAGAAGAAGCACGTCCTCGCCGGCATCGCCATCTTCGCCGCCGTCTTCGGCGTCCCGTGGTACTTCATGACCCGAG GAGCAAAGCATGAATCTCATCAAGATTACATGGAAAGGGCTAACAAGGCGAGGTCGGAGAGGCTTTCTTCTGGACAGCCATCGGCACTGAAAGAATGA
- the LOC120672963 gene encoding secreted RxLR effector protein 161-like: MEEKIKLSKESTAEKVDAMQYRSIVGGLRYLTHTRPDIMFAVGYLGRFMEDPCEDHSAAVKKLLRYVAGTIGYGIVYPRRSGARLELTGFSDSDMAGDVDGRKSTTGALFFLDGCPISW; this comes from the coding sequence ATGGAAGAAAAGATCAAGCTCTCAAAGGAGAGCACGGCGGAGAAGGTGGACGCGATGCAGTACCGGAGCATCGTCGGCGGGCTGCGCTACCTCACGCACACTCGGCCGGACATCATGTTCGCCGTCGGCTACCTTGGCCGATTCATGGAGGATCCGTGTGAGGACCACTCTGCCGCCGTCAAGAAGCTCCTTCGCTATGTGGCAGGGACCATTGGGTATGGCATTGTGTACCCAAGGCGAAGTGGAGCAAGGCTGGAGCTGACTGGGTTCAGCGACAGCGACATggccggcgacgtcgatggGCGGAAGAGCACGACTGGAGCTCTGTTCTTCCTCGACGGCTGCCCCATCTCCTGGTAG
- the LOC120673798 gene encoding uncharacterized protein LOC120673798, with product MASLDRGRGRGRSLERRGRGRGETTYVVKKTLRDVGGAQYPMLTRTNYAEWVVLMKVMLKARRLWAAVTVGAANEEDDQSAMEVILKSVPTEYVVTLGAKNSAKEAWESLETMRLGGDRVCKAKAQQLRREYEAIAFRDGEAIEDFALRLSTLVSQLTQVGIVIDEEAMAKYLRVVPPRFAQIALSIETLLDISTLSIEDVTGRLKAVEDRAEAPARTTAGGQLLLTEEQWAARVRERKQGKGSSAPRGGGGGGAGNHGGRPRAPARMAATASPTRTGAGTAARLGIGPTTARSHGARSVCIWRTTTRSRRC from the coding sequence ATGGCTtccctggatcgagggcgcggGCGTGGGCGTTCCCTGGAGCGACGTGGACGTGGTCGTGGCGAGACGACGTACGTCGTGAAGAAGACGTTGCGGGATGTCGGCGGCGCACAGTACCCCATGCTCACTCGCACAAACTATGCCGAGTGGGTGGTGCTGATGAAGGTGATGCTCAAGGCGAGGCGCCTGTGGGCGGCGGTGACCGTGGGCGCCGCTAATGAAGAAGACGACCAGTCCGCCATGGAGGTCATCCTCAAGTCGGTGCCGACCGAGTACGTCGTCACGCTCGGCGCCAAGAACTCCGCCAAGGAGGCGTGGGAGAGCTTGGAGACGATGAGGCTGGGCGGCGACCGCGTGTGCAAGGCGAAGGCGCAGCAGCTTCGGCGGGAGTACGAGGCCATCGCGTTCCGCGATGGCGAGGCCATCGAGGACTTCGCGCTGCGGCTCTCCACGCTAGTGAGCCAGCTCACGCAGGTCGGCATCGTCATCGACGAGGAGGCGATGGCGAAGTACTTGCGCGTCGTGCCGCCTCGGTTTGCGCAGATTGCGCTCTCGATCGAGACGCTGCTCGACATAAGCACGCTCTCGATCGAGGATGTCACCGGGCGGCTCAAGGCGGTCGAGGACCGCGCGGAGGCACCTGCCCGCACGACCGCCGGCGGCCAGCTGCTGCTCACGGAGGAGCAGTgggcggcgcgcgtgcgcgagaggaagcaggggaagggctcctctgctccgcgcggcggcggcggaggcggcgcgggaaaCCACGGCGGAAGGCCGAGGGCGCCGGCAAGGATGGCGGCGACCGCGTCACCGACAAGGACCGGTGCCGGAACTGCGGCAAGGTTGGGCATTGGGCCCACGACTGCAAGGAGCCACGGCGCCAGGAGCGTGTGCATCTGGCGCACGACGACGAGGAGCCGGCGCTGCTGA
- the LOC120673797 gene encoding cytochrome P450 90D2-like isoform X1: MPATAALWPAAVALWTLLAAAAVGLWTLLSRSMLLLLPGVSWPGRWRGASDRNEEAARLPPGSFGWPLVGETLDFVSCAYSSRPEAFVDKRRRLHGSAVFRSHLFGSATVVTSDAEVSRFVLQSDARAFVPWYPRSLTELMGKSSILLINGSLQRRVHGLVGAFFKSPQLKAQVTAGMQRRLAPALAAWRAQGPGARIRIQDHAKAQIVFEILVKGLIGLEAGPETRQLKQQFQEFIVGLMSLPIKLPGTRLYRSLQAKKRMARLIQRIIQEKRRRRLEVLDGGEGPRAPPRDAIDVLISGGSDELTDELISDNMIDLMIPAEDSVPVLITLAVKYLSECPLALQQLEEENMQLKRRKTDMGETLQWTDYMSLSFTQHVITETLRMGNIINGIMRKAVRDVEVKGHLIPKGWCVFVYFRSVHLDDKHYDEPYRFNPWRWKEKDTSTSSFTPFGGGQRLCPGLDLARLEASIFLHHLVTSFRWVAEEDHIVNFPTVRLKRGMPIKVTSKD; encoded by the exons atgccggccaccgccgctctCTGGCCGGCGGCCGTCGCGCTGTGGACgctgcttgccgccgccgcggtcggcCTGTGGACGCTGCTGTCCCGTAGcatgctcctgctcctgccggGGGTGTCCTGGCCCGGACGGTGGCGGGGCGCGAGCGATAGAAACGAAGAGGCGGCCCGGCTCCCGCCCGGCAGCTTCGGGTGGCCGCTCGTCGGCGAGACGCTGGACTTCGTGTCCTGCGCCTACTCGTCCCGCCCGGAGGCCTTCGTCgacaagcgccgccgcct GCACGGGAGCGCGGTGTTCCGGTCGCACCTGTTCGGGTCGGCGACGGTGGTGACGTCGGACGCGGAGGTGAGCCGGTTCGTGCTGCAGAGCGACGCGCGCGCCTTCGTGCCGTGGTACCCGCGCTCGCTGACGGAGCTCATGGGCAAGTCCTCCATCCTGCTCATCAACGGCAGCCTGCAGCGCCGCGTCCACGGCCTCGTCGGCGCCTTCTTCAAGTCGCCGCAGCTCAAGGCGCAGGTCACCGCCGGCATGCagcgccgcctcgcgcccgcgctcgccgcctgGCGCGCCCAGGGCCCCGGCGCGCGCATCCGCATCCAGGACCACGCCAAGGCG CAGATAGTGTTCGAGATCCTGGTGAAGGGTCTGATCGGGCTGGAGGCAGGCCCGGAGACGCGGCAGCTCAAGCAGCAGTTCCAGGAATTCATTGTCGGCCTCATGTCCCTTCCGATAAAGCTGCCGGGGACGAGGCTCTACAGATCCCTCCAG GCCAAGAAGAGGATGGCGAGGCTGATACAGAGGATCATacaggagaagaggaggaggaggctggaagtcctcgacggcggcgaggggccgcgggcgccgccgcgcgacgCCATCGACGTGCTCATaagcggcggcagcgacgagCTCACCGACGAGCTGATATCCGACAACATGATCGACCTGATGATCCCGGCGGAGGACTCGGTGCCGGTGCTCATCACGCTCGCCGTCAAGTACCTCAGCGAGTGCCCTCTTGCTCTGCAACAACTGGAG GAGGAGAACATGCAGCTCAAGAGGCGAAAAACCGACATGGGTGAGACCTTGCAGTGGACGGACTACATGTCACTGTCATTCACACAACAT GTGATAACGGAGACACTGCGGATGGGCAACATCATCAACGGGATCATGCGCAAGGCGGTACGGGACGTCGAGGTGAAGGGGCACCTCATCCCCAAAGGTTGGTGCGTGTTCGTGTACTTCCGATCGGTCCACCTCGACGACAAGCACTACGATGAGCCCTACAGGTTCAATCCATGGAGGTGGAAG GAGAAGGACACGAGCACCAGCAGCTTCACTCCTTTTGGTGGTGGGCAGAGGCTGTGCCCAGGCCTGGATCTGGCCAGGCTGGAAGCTTCCATCTTTCTGCATCACTTGGTCACCAGCTTCAG GTgggtggcggaggaggaccaCATCGTCAACTTCCCAACCGTGCGGCTGAAGCGAGGCATGCCCATCAAGGTCACCAGCAAGGACTGA
- the LOC120673797 gene encoding cytochrome P450 90D2-like isoform X2, which yields MPATAALWPAAVALWTLLAAAAVGLWTLLSRSMLLLLPGVSWPGRWRGASDRNEEAARLPPGSFGWPLVGETLDFVSCAYSSRPEAFVDKRRRLHGSAVFRSHLFGSATVVTSDAEVSRFVLQSDARAFVPWYPRSLTELMGKSSILLINGSLQRRVHGLVGAFFKSPQLKAQVTAGMQRRLAPALAAWRAQGPGARIRIQDHAKAIVFEILVKGLIGLEAGPETRQLKQQFQEFIVGLMSLPIKLPGTRLYRSLQAKKRMARLIQRIIQEKRRRRLEVLDGGEGPRAPPRDAIDVLISGGSDELTDELISDNMIDLMIPAEDSVPVLITLAVKYLSECPLALQQLEEENMQLKRRKTDMGETLQWTDYMSLSFTQHVITETLRMGNIINGIMRKAVRDVEVKGHLIPKGWCVFVYFRSVHLDDKHYDEPYRFNPWRWKEKDTSTSSFTPFGGGQRLCPGLDLARLEASIFLHHLVTSFRWVAEEDHIVNFPTVRLKRGMPIKVTSKD from the exons atgccggccaccgccgctctCTGGCCGGCGGCCGTCGCGCTGTGGACgctgcttgccgccgccgcggtcggcCTGTGGACGCTGCTGTCCCGTAGcatgctcctgctcctgccggGGGTGTCCTGGCCCGGACGGTGGCGGGGCGCGAGCGATAGAAACGAAGAGGCGGCCCGGCTCCCGCCCGGCAGCTTCGGGTGGCCGCTCGTCGGCGAGACGCTGGACTTCGTGTCCTGCGCCTACTCGTCCCGCCCGGAGGCCTTCGTCgacaagcgccgccgcct GCACGGGAGCGCGGTGTTCCGGTCGCACCTGTTCGGGTCGGCGACGGTGGTGACGTCGGACGCGGAGGTGAGCCGGTTCGTGCTGCAGAGCGACGCGCGCGCCTTCGTGCCGTGGTACCCGCGCTCGCTGACGGAGCTCATGGGCAAGTCCTCCATCCTGCTCATCAACGGCAGCCTGCAGCGCCGCGTCCACGGCCTCGTCGGCGCCTTCTTCAAGTCGCCGCAGCTCAAGGCGCAGGTCACCGCCGGCATGCagcgccgcctcgcgcccgcgctcgccgcctgGCGCGCCCAGGGCCCCGGCGCGCGCATCCGCATCCAGGACCACGCCAAGGCG ATAGTGTTCGAGATCCTGGTGAAGGGTCTGATCGGGCTGGAGGCAGGCCCGGAGACGCGGCAGCTCAAGCAGCAGTTCCAGGAATTCATTGTCGGCCTCATGTCCCTTCCGATAAAGCTGCCGGGGACGAGGCTCTACAGATCCCTCCAG GCCAAGAAGAGGATGGCGAGGCTGATACAGAGGATCATacaggagaagaggaggaggaggctggaagtcctcgacggcggcgaggggccgcgggcgccgccgcgcgacgCCATCGACGTGCTCATaagcggcggcagcgacgagCTCACCGACGAGCTGATATCCGACAACATGATCGACCTGATGATCCCGGCGGAGGACTCGGTGCCGGTGCTCATCACGCTCGCCGTCAAGTACCTCAGCGAGTGCCCTCTTGCTCTGCAACAACTGGAG GAGGAGAACATGCAGCTCAAGAGGCGAAAAACCGACATGGGTGAGACCTTGCAGTGGACGGACTACATGTCACTGTCATTCACACAACAT GTGATAACGGAGACACTGCGGATGGGCAACATCATCAACGGGATCATGCGCAAGGCGGTACGGGACGTCGAGGTGAAGGGGCACCTCATCCCCAAAGGTTGGTGCGTGTTCGTGTACTTCCGATCGGTCCACCTCGACGACAAGCACTACGATGAGCCCTACAGGTTCAATCCATGGAGGTGGAAG GAGAAGGACACGAGCACCAGCAGCTTCACTCCTTTTGGTGGTGGGCAGAGGCTGTGCCCAGGCCTGGATCTGGCCAGGCTGGAAGCTTCCATCTTTCTGCATCACTTGGTCACCAGCTTCAG GTgggtggcggaggaggaccaCATCGTCAACTTCCCAACCGTGCGGCTGAAGCGAGGCATGCCCATCAAGGTCACCAGCAAGGACTGA